One Streptomyces sp. V4I8 genomic window carries:
- a CDS encoding phospholipase, which produces MHRRLATALTASTLSLVSVLGAASSADAAPADKPQVLASWTQTSASSYNAWVAARGNQSAWSAYAFDWSTDYCSSSPDNPFGFPFSTSCARHDFGYRNYKALGTFSANKSRLDSAFYEDLKRVCAGYSGATKSACNSTAWTYYQAVKAFG; this is translated from the coding sequence ATGCACCGCAGACTCGCCACCGCACTGACCGCCTCGACCTTGTCCCTCGTCTCCGTCCTCGGCGCCGCCTCCTCCGCCGACGCCGCGCCGGCGGACAAGCCCCAAGTCCTCGCGAGCTGGACCCAGACCAGCGCGTCCAGCTACAACGCCTGGGTCGCCGCCCGTGGCAACCAGTCCGCCTGGTCCGCCTACGCCTTCGACTGGTCCACCGACTACTGCTCCTCCTCCCCGGACAACCCGTTCGGCTTCCCGTTCTCCACGTCCTGCGCCCGGCACGACTTCGGCTACCGCAACTACAAGGCTCTGGGCACTTTCAGCGCCAACAAGTCGCGCCTCGACAGCGCCTTCTACGAGGACCTCAAACGCGTGTGCGCCGGCTACAGCGGTGCGACGAAGTCGGCCTGCAACAGCACCGCTTGGACGTACTACCAGGCAGTGAAGGCCTTCGGCTGA
- a CDS encoding carbohydrate ABC transporter permease — protein MTTTTTPAVRKPVAWGRIALHIGCLAALLVMLYPLAWLLATSLKPADEVIASLDLLPSHLEWSNYSTALDGVNDVSIWRLLSNSLLIAGGAVLGNVISCSLAAYAFARLRFRFRGPLFAFMIATIMLPHHAVLIPQYIIFNQLGLVNTYWPLILPKFLATEAFFVFLIVQFMRGLPRELEEAARIDGCGPFRSFFKVVLPLTRPALITTAIFTFIWTWNDFFTQLIYLFDPDKFTLTLALRSFVDASSTSAFGPMFAMSVIALLPIVLFFLAFQRLLVEGMASSGLKG, from the coding sequence ATGACCACCACCACAACTCCGGCCGTCCGCAAGCCCGTCGCCTGGGGAAGGATCGCCCTGCACATCGGCTGTCTGGCCGCGCTGCTTGTCATGCTGTACCCGCTGGCCTGGCTGCTGGCCACCTCGCTCAAGCCCGCCGACGAGGTCATCGCGAGCCTCGACCTGCTGCCCAGCCACCTGGAGTGGTCGAACTACTCCACCGCCCTGGACGGCGTCAACGACGTCTCCATCTGGCGGCTGCTGTCCAACTCGCTGCTCATCGCGGGCGGGGCGGTCCTCGGCAACGTGATCAGCTGCTCGCTCGCCGCCTATGCCTTCGCACGGCTGCGATTCCGCTTCCGCGGGCCGCTGTTCGCGTTCATGATCGCGACGATCATGCTGCCGCACCACGCGGTGCTGATCCCGCAGTACATCATCTTCAACCAGCTCGGCCTGGTGAACACCTACTGGCCGCTGATCCTGCCGAAGTTCCTCGCCACCGAGGCGTTCTTCGTCTTTCTCATCGTGCAGTTCATGCGCGGACTGCCCCGTGAGCTGGAGGAGGCGGCACGCATCGACGGCTGTGGCCCCTTCCGCAGCTTCTTCAAGGTGGTCCTGCCGCTCACCCGCCCCGCGCTGATCACCACGGCGATCTTCACGTTCATCTGGACGTGGAACGACTTCTTCACCCAGCTCATCTACCTCTTCGACCCGGACAAGTTCACGCTCACGCTCGCCCTGCGGTCGTTCGTGGACGCCTCCAGCACCTCGGCGTTCGGCCCGATGTTCGCGATGTCCGTGATCGCGCTGCTGCCGATCGTGCTGTTCTTCCTCGCCTTCCAGCGCCTGCTGGTGGAGGGCATGGCCAGCTCCGGACTCAAGGGGTGA
- a CDS encoding carbohydrate ABC transporter permease: MTTTDIPAPAARKPAATTAPKRRPKRESQGPAWVFLSPWVLGAIVLTLLPMAVSLYLSFTDYDLFNPPRWVGLRNYVQMFTEDPRYWRSVMTTLTYVVIAVPLQLALALAVALALKSMKRGKGFYRSAFYAPSLLGASMSIALVWRAVFNDGGTVDNLLGTGGWVNKPGWALLAVALLTVWQFGAPMVIFLAGLQQIPGELYEAAAVDGAGKWRQFVSVTVPMLSPVLFFNLVLQTIQAFQVFTPAFAIGAGKGGPADSTLVYTLYLYDRGFVASHMGYASAMAWVLLIVIGAVTAVLFRTSRSWVFYASEGDR, from the coding sequence ATGACCACCACCGACATCCCCGCGCCCGCCGCCAGGAAACCGGCGGCCACCACCGCCCCGAAGCGCCGCCCCAAGCGCGAAAGCCAGGGCCCCGCCTGGGTGTTCCTGTCCCCGTGGGTGCTCGGCGCGATCGTGCTGACCCTGCTGCCGATGGCCGTGTCGCTGTACCTGTCCTTCACCGACTACGACCTGTTCAACCCGCCGCGCTGGGTGGGCCTGCGCAACTACGTCCAGATGTTCACCGAGGACCCCCGCTACTGGCGGTCCGTGATGACCACCCTGACGTACGTCGTCATCGCCGTGCCGCTACAACTCGCGCTCGCCCTGGCCGTTGCCCTCGCCCTGAAGTCCATGAAGCGGGGCAAGGGCTTCTACCGGTCGGCCTTCTACGCCCCCTCGCTGCTGGGCGCTTCCATGTCCATCGCCCTCGTCTGGCGCGCGGTCTTCAACGACGGCGGCACGGTGGACAACCTGCTCGGCACCGGCGGCTGGGTCAACAAGCCCGGCTGGGCGCTGCTCGCCGTGGCCCTGCTGACGGTGTGGCAGTTCGGCGCGCCGATGGTCATCTTCCTCGCGGGACTCCAGCAGATCCCCGGCGAGCTGTACGAGGCCGCGGCGGTCGACGGGGCAGGGAAATGGCGGCAGTTCGTGTCCGTCACGGTGCCGATGCTGTCCCCGGTCCTGTTCTTCAACCTCGTCCTCCAGACCATCCAGGCCTTCCAGGTCTTCACCCCCGCCTTCGCCATCGGCGCCGGCAAGGGCGGCCCCGCCGACTCGACCCTCGTCTACACCCTCTATCTCTACGACCGCGGCTTCGTCGCCTCCCACATGGGCTACGCCTCCGCCATGGCCTGGGTCCTGCTGATCGTCATCGGTGCCGTCACGGCGGTGCTGTTCCGCACCTCGCGCTCCTGGGTCTTCTACGCGTCCGAGGGGGACCGATGA
- a CDS encoding ABC transporter substrate-binding protein, translating to MPGHRTKGFCASAAALVLCTMLAGCGGSGESVGGGKVVLRYTWWGNPDRAERTEQAVALFEKQHPNIQVQTSFSAYEAYKQKLATQAAGGDAPDVMQLDYRQIDQYASGGVLLDLDKEKAVLRTGEIDAGLLATGRLDDTQYAIPQGRGTETVAYDVKAWKASGVPLPGRSWTWSEWADAMRALAEKTGKPGATDPGQSEDCFEVWLRGQGKSLYTKDGGLGFTADDLTRWWTFTDRLRREGAVSPAEQTTQLDGSVENTPLGRGEATADSNWDAPASGFLALIPSGVALPPMPSGEDGTPGQYFKPSMFLGVGAGTGHPKEAAQLVDFLINDAQAAKILGATRGIPVNESIRERTESQLKDFDKTIADYQASLEGSLKAPPQAPPSGDNALQATFQRDYDQVSYERMSPREAAENYVTEAKAELRS from the coding sequence ATGCCCGGACACAGGACGAAGGGGTTCTGCGCGTCGGCCGCCGCACTCGTGCTCTGCACGATGCTGGCCGGGTGCGGAGGATCCGGGGAGTCGGTCGGCGGCGGCAAGGTCGTGCTGCGCTACACGTGGTGGGGCAACCCCGACCGCGCGGAGCGCACCGAGCAGGCCGTCGCCCTGTTCGAGAAACAGCACCCGAACATCCAGGTGCAGACGTCGTTCTCGGCCTACGAGGCCTACAAGCAGAAACTCGCCACCCAGGCCGCGGGCGGCGACGCCCCCGACGTGATGCAGCTCGACTACCGGCAGATCGACCAGTACGCCTCCGGCGGCGTCCTGCTCGACCTCGACAAGGAGAAGGCCGTACTGCGCACCGGTGAGATCGACGCGGGCCTGCTCGCCACCGGCCGGCTGGACGACACGCAGTACGCGATCCCCCAGGGCCGCGGCACCGAGACCGTCGCCTACGACGTCAAGGCGTGGAAGGCGTCCGGTGTGCCCCTGCCGGGCCGGAGCTGGACCTGGAGCGAATGGGCCGACGCCATGCGGGCCCTGGCCGAGAAGACCGGCAAGCCCGGCGCCACCGACCCCGGCCAGAGCGAGGACTGCTTCGAGGTCTGGCTGCGCGGCCAGGGCAAGTCCCTCTACACGAAGGACGGCGGGCTCGGTTTCACCGCCGACGACCTGACCCGCTGGTGGACCTTCACCGACCGGCTCCGGCGCGAGGGAGCCGTCTCGCCCGCCGAGCAGACCACCCAGCTCGACGGCTCCGTGGAGAACACCCCGCTCGGGCGCGGCGAGGCCACGGCCGACTCCAACTGGGACGCCCCGGCCAGCGGTTTCCTCGCCCTTATACCGAGCGGTGTCGCGCTCCCGCCGATGCCGTCCGGCGAGGACGGTACCCCCGGCCAGTACTTCAAGCCGTCGATGTTCCTGGGCGTCGGGGCGGGCACCGGTCACCCGAAGGAGGCGGCCCAGCTCGTCGACTTCCTCATCAACGACGCCCAGGCGGCGAAGATCCTCGGCGCCACCCGCGGCATCCCCGTCAACGAGTCGATCCGTGAGCGGACCGAGTCGCAGCTCAAGGACTTCGACAAGACGATCGCCGACTACCAGGCGTCCCTGGAGGGCTCCCTCAAAGCCCCGCCGCAGGCCCCGCCCTCCGGCGACAACGCCCTGCAGGCAACCTTCCAGCGTGACTACGACCAGGTGTCGTACGAGCGCATGTCGCCCCGTGAGGCGGCCGAGAACTACGTCACCGAGGCGAAGGCGGAGCTGAGGTCATGA
- a CDS encoding cupin: MVKPNLPHPLPGAVGLSHLSAYDWEAADGVCGGSPHLHLVCTEAYVVTGGRGAVQTLSPDGYRDIPLEPGSVAWFTPGTVHRMVQGGDLRITVLMQNSGLPEAGDAVFTFPPEVLADPEKYTAAAAIPPGVGPETAAAARRRRDLAVEGYLALREALVAGDDGPYAEFQRAAARLVRAKVPNWRELWRAGALATAERTGAQLDALEAGEPAYLADATAHEAGPTRLAGFGMCGRRDEYNLPGVTLPYRGE; this comes from the coding sequence GTGGTGAAGCCGAACCTTCCGCACCCGCTGCCCGGCGCCGTCGGCCTGTCCCACCTCAGCGCCTACGACTGGGAGGCCGCCGACGGCGTCTGCGGTGGCAGCCCGCATCTCCACCTGGTCTGCACGGAGGCGTACGTCGTCACCGGCGGCCGGGGTGCCGTACAGACGCTGAGCCCCGACGGCTACCGGGACATCCCCCTGGAGCCGGGCTCCGTCGCCTGGTTCACGCCCGGGACCGTGCACCGTATGGTCCAGGGCGGCGATCTGCGGATCACCGTGCTGATGCAGAACAGCGGGCTGCCGGAGGCCGGGGACGCCGTGTTCACCTTCCCGCCCGAGGTGCTCGCCGACCCCGAGAAGTACACGGCGGCCGCGGCGATCCCGCCCGGCGTCGGCCCGGAGACGGCGGCTGCCGCACGCCGCCGCAGGGACCTCGCCGTCGAGGGCTACCTCGCCCTGCGCGAGGCGCTCGTCGCCGGTGACGACGGCCCGTACGCCGAGTTCCAGCGCGCCGCCGCCCGCCTCGTGCGAGCCAAGGTGCCGAACTGGAGGGAGCTGTGGCGGGCCGGCGCGCTGGCCACTGCGGAACGCACGGGCGCCCAGCTCGACGCGCTGGAGGCGGGCGAACCGGCGTACCTCGCCGACGCGACCGCGCACGAGGCCGGGCCCACCAGGCTCGCCGGTTTCGGGATGTGTGGCCGCCGGGACGAGTACAACCTGCCGGGGGTCACGCTGCCGTACCGAGGCGAGTAG
- a CDS encoding PmoA family protein translates to MSIRVTHAHGDHIAVTAANGTEILRYVYRPDPEAFESRKPYAHPVRTLAGHTVTGYRPSDHRWHKGLQMTASHLSGQNFWGGNCYVHGQGYLPLPERIGSMRHDGFGEFTVEDDRLAFTEELTWVENGGEEWAREVRGLTVHSVDEEAGAWALDWSIRLTNTRAEPLAFGSPTTAGREMAGYTGLQWRGPRDFTGGAAFGPDLDGGAGADAGKLMGTQGPWLAYTSEHDDVDGHSTLVFAHAPENLDENAAIHESHWFVRSEPIPTVAFSWAFFEEFELPPGESFAYRYRVVFADGAWDREQVASHLEGLPW, encoded by the coding sequence ATGAGCATCCGCGTCACCCACGCGCACGGCGACCACATCGCCGTCACGGCCGCGAACGGCACCGAGATCCTGCGGTACGTCTACCGTCCCGACCCGGAGGCCTTCGAGTCCCGCAAGCCGTACGCCCACCCCGTGCGCACCCTCGCCGGACACACCGTGACCGGCTACCGGCCGAGCGACCACCGCTGGCACAAGGGCCTGCAGATGACGGCGAGTCATCTCTCCGGGCAGAACTTCTGGGGCGGCAACTGCTATGTCCACGGCCAGGGTTACCTGCCCCTGCCGGAGCGGATCGGCTCCATGCGGCACGACGGCTTCGGCGAGTTCACCGTCGAGGACGACCGGCTCGCCTTCACCGAGGAGCTCACCTGGGTCGAGAACGGCGGCGAGGAGTGGGCACGCGAGGTGCGCGGGCTGACCGTCCACTCGGTGGACGAGGAGGCCGGCGCCTGGGCCCTGGACTGGTCGATCCGGCTGACCAACACCCGTGCCGAGCCGCTCGCCTTCGGCTCGCCCACCACCGCGGGCCGCGAGATGGCCGGCTACACCGGACTCCAGTGGCGCGGGCCCCGGGACTTCACCGGAGGCGCCGCCTTCGGCCCCGACCTCGACGGGGGAGCGGGCGCGGACGCGGGCAAGCTGATGGGCACGCAGGGCCCCTGGCTCGCGTACACGTCCGAACACGACGACGTCGACGGGCACTCCACGCTCGTCTTCGCGCACGCGCCCGAGAACCTCGACGAGAACGCCGCGATACACGAGTCCCACTGGTTCGTGCGCTCCGAGCCGATCCCGACGGTCGCGTTCTCCTGGGCGTTCTTCGAGGAGTTCGAGCTGCCGCCCGGTGAGTCCTTCGCATACCGGTACCGCGTCGTCTTCGCCGACGGGGCCTGGGACCGGGAGCAGGTGGCCTCCCACCTGGAGGGACTGCCGTGGTGA
- a CDS encoding Gfo/Idh/MocA family protein codes for MSPSPARRRVAVIGTGAIVSGSHLPALRHHADRVELVAAVDVDQARLDAFRELAGEDVAGYTSTGEMLDAVRPDLVLIGTPPSLHREQTVAALKAGAWVLCEKPLCLSLAEYDDIAAAEEASGAYASVVFQHRYGSGAVHARELIASGELGAPLVAHCQTTWHRDAAYYAVPWRGRWATEGGGPTMGHGIHQFDLLLHLLGPWAEIRAMAARLVHDTESEDISTALVRFENGALATVVNSVLSPHEVSRIRVDCADATVELTHLYGHRNDDWVYTPAPHVPSERATAWRTPAADLPSSHTAQLGALLDAYDNGVRPPGSGPDARATLDFAAALYKAAFTGSPVHAGEIRPGDPFYPAMHGDHPHWAPKERA; via the coding sequence ATGTCCCCAAGCCCCGCCCGCCGCCGCGTCGCCGTGATCGGCACCGGCGCCATCGTCAGCGGCAGCCATCTCCCCGCCCTGAGACACCACGCCGACCGGGTGGAGCTGGTCGCCGCGGTCGACGTGGACCAGGCCCGGCTGGACGCCTTCCGGGAGCTCGCGGGCGAGGACGTCGCCGGGTACACCTCGACGGGCGAGATGCTGGACGCCGTACGCCCCGACCTGGTCCTGATCGGCACGCCGCCGTCCCTGCACCGGGAGCAGACGGTCGCCGCGCTCAAGGCGGGCGCCTGGGTGCTGTGCGAGAAGCCGCTGTGTCTGTCGCTCGCCGAGTACGACGACATCGCGGCGGCCGAGGAGGCGTCGGGGGCCTACGCGTCGGTCGTCTTCCAGCACCGCTACGGCTCCGGCGCGGTGCACGCCCGGGAGCTGATCGCGAGCGGGGAGCTGGGCGCCCCGCTCGTCGCGCACTGCCAGACGACCTGGCACCGTGACGCCGCCTACTACGCGGTGCCGTGGCGCGGGCGGTGGGCCACCGAGGGCGGCGGGCCGACGATGGGGCACGGCATCCACCAGTTCGACCTGCTGCTGCACCTGCTCGGACCGTGGGCGGAGATCCGGGCCATGGCCGCGCGCCTGGTCCACGACACCGAGAGCGAGGACATCTCGACGGCCCTCGTCCGCTTCGAGAACGGCGCCCTCGCCACCGTCGTCAACAGCGTGCTGTCCCCGCACGAGGTGAGCCGCATCCGCGTCGACTGCGCCGACGCGACGGTCGAGCTCACCCACCTGTACGGCCACCGCAACGACGACTGGGTCTACACCCCGGCCCCGCACGTCCCCTCCGAGCGCGCCACCGCCTGGCGCACCCCGGCCGCGGACCTGCCCAGCTCCCACACCGCTCAGCTCGGCGCCCTCCTCGACGCCTACGACAACGGTGTCCGGCCGCCCGGCAGCGGCCCCGACGCCCGGGCCACCCTCGACTTCGCCGCCGCCCTCTACAAGGCCGCGTTCACGGGCAGCCCGGTGCACGCGGGCGAGATCCGGCCCGGCGACCCCTTCTACCCGGCCATGCACGGCGACCACCCCCACTGGGCCCCCAAGGAGCGCGCATGA
- a CDS encoding ROK family protein produces the protein MLHALFDLGPSSRQELTRHTGLSQATVTTLVGEFLAEGVLHIAAVERNAVGRPYERLTINPDRGRIVGVDVAETYVDATVYDLALGVLSRHETALDEDRNDQAYVVDGIVGAIEAALDADGTERDRIVAVGVSMPGHVHHDAGVSVFAPNWDWHDVHIEELLAERLRLPVYVDNPLKAAILSEMWFGAGRVVDSMAVVNIGTGAGAGIAVEGTLVRGISNNAGEWGHTLLMLDGRPCRCGRDGCVETYVGAPGLEATLAEIDPSHPALGQPGQRDFVETVARGLAAGDPVLRELVRRTGRYLAAALGDLVNLLNVPKVTLTGWLPKALAPWLVPAVRDELPRHVLPGSLPGLTVEVSEVPGNAVCLGMAAFTLEQFLARLGLVSQARTRPQPRAETAQPIG, from the coding sequence GTGCTGCACGCACTGTTCGACCTCGGGCCGTCCTCCCGCCAGGAACTCACCCGGCACACGGGCCTCAGCCAGGCCACCGTGACGACGCTGGTCGGTGAGTTCCTGGCAGAGGGCGTGCTGCACATCGCCGCCGTGGAGCGCAACGCCGTGGGACGGCCGTACGAACGGCTCACGATCAACCCGGACCGGGGCCGCATCGTCGGTGTCGACGTCGCCGAGACCTACGTCGACGCCACGGTGTACGACCTCGCTCTCGGCGTCCTGAGCAGGCACGAGACGGCCCTCGACGAGGACCGGAACGACCAGGCGTACGTCGTCGACGGCATCGTCGGCGCGATCGAGGCGGCCCTGGACGCGGACGGGACCGAGCGCGACCGGATCGTGGCAGTCGGGGTCAGCATGCCGGGCCACGTCCACCATGACGCCGGGGTCTCGGTCTTCGCGCCGAACTGGGACTGGCACGACGTGCACATCGAGGAACTGCTGGCCGAGCGGCTGCGGTTGCCGGTGTATGTCGACAATCCGCTCAAGGCGGCGATCCTGTCCGAGATGTGGTTCGGCGCCGGGCGCGTCGTCGACAGCATGGCCGTGGTCAACATCGGCACCGGGGCCGGAGCCGGCATCGCCGTCGAGGGCACCCTGGTCCGCGGCATCAGCAACAACGCCGGTGAATGGGGCCACACCCTCCTGATGCTGGACGGTCGCCCGTGCCGCTGCGGCCGAGACGGGTGCGTGGAGACGTACGTCGGCGCGCCGGGCCTGGAGGCGACGCTGGCCGAGATCGACCCGTCCCATCCGGCGCTGGGACAGCCCGGGCAGCGGGACTTCGTCGAGACCGTCGCCCGTGGCCTGGCCGCGGGGGACCCGGTGCTGCGGGAACTCGTCCGGCGCACGGGCCGCTATCTCGCCGCGGCCCTCGGCGACCTCGTCAACCTGCTCAACGTGCCGAAGGTGACGCTCACCGGCTGGCTGCCCAAGGCGCTGGCCCCGTGGCTCGTCCCCGCCGTACGGGACGAACTGCCCCGTCATGTGCTGCCGGGTTCCCTGCCCGGCCTCACCGTCGAGGTGTCCGAGGTGCCCGGCAACGCCGTGTGCCTGGGCATGGCCGCCTTCACCCTGGAGCAGTTCCTCGCCCGGCTCGGCCTGGTCAGCCAGGCCCGGACCCGGCCGCAGCCGCGTGCCGAGACCGCCCAGCCGATCGGATGA
- a CDS encoding beta-galactosidase, with protein sequence MTTIHVDGQGVWIDGRPRTLLCASLFYFRVPREQWRERLAQVRDSGYTCVDVYLPWNFHELAPGRFSFEGRRDVAAFLDLAREEGLYVIARPGPYICSEWDGGALPAWLGLDPELRVRQNEPRYLEQVTAWFDQVLPLLAERQHPAGGSVIMVQLENELDFFDCADRTGYMASLRDTAVRHGITVPLIACSGQGDLPGATGDIEGVVPASNFYPDDDSPDIEAEVRRYAALVAERGVPLLVTETNRRHRTLRRLLASGAKLIAPYLQSSGWNFGYTPSSGNWGRPGNFMSHGYDFGGYVTSTGLERPEYAEAQVLARVVETWGPRLALATTVSYAGLGCDFPTSSQPSALELDGGGRLVAVPHLGGEPGRAVVRGVPVEVAPGSCPLMAVDVPLNGTILNLASADLVARADGVLVFSSDVPVTVVLDGTRTEIPVSGRETLAGTTLVVLPSAEAARLRSVDADGTVRSADASEKPDAREPTAVREVRRRAEAAPEQPAGLHELPPALESLGVYRGRGAYRTTTDLTGVVELLLTDAADIVDLSVAGRALPTVAGFGAARRIDVRDVTGAAAIEAVVEIWGHANFDDARLPALRLGALRGLGTLWKVRETTDVSALWTVHGHWAGTPAPTRVLGGWSSTRVAVPVTYTRTVHSPTPSALHLRGVVEPLRVSVDEGEPETVHTENPWVLLTAGTHQVSVTLPHHPSGPGLRAELLALDAVRDWSCAVQDDELLTAFAAGSVRTEEVRLPLVLKPGEEAWLDVDLPASPEGYLVRLDATQVRVTGWAGGECVGRVWVGERPDFSGGDPDALWVPPNWPGLTLLAQGIEGCETPEIRTLWLGGPTD encoded by the coding sequence GTGACCACCATCCACGTAGACGGTCAGGGCGTGTGGATCGACGGCCGTCCCCGCACCCTGCTGTGCGCCTCGCTGTTCTACTTCCGCGTCCCCCGGGAGCAGTGGCGCGAACGCCTCGCCCAGGTGCGTGACTCGGGCTACACCTGCGTCGACGTCTATCTCCCCTGGAACTTCCACGAGTTGGCCCCCGGCCGCTTCTCGTTCGAGGGCCGCCGGGACGTCGCCGCCTTCCTGGACCTCGCTCGGGAGGAGGGCCTGTACGTCATCGCCCGACCGGGCCCGTACATCTGCTCCGAGTGGGACGGCGGCGCGCTACCCGCATGGCTCGGCCTGGACCCGGAGTTGAGGGTACGTCAGAACGAGCCCCGCTATCTGGAGCAGGTCACCGCGTGGTTCGACCAGGTGCTGCCGCTGCTGGCGGAGCGTCAGCACCCGGCGGGCGGTTCGGTGATCATGGTGCAGTTGGAGAACGAGCTGGACTTCTTCGACTGCGCGGACCGCACCGGATACATGGCCTCCCTGCGGGACACGGCAGTTCGCCACGGCATCACCGTCCCCCTGATCGCCTGCTCCGGCCAGGGCGACCTCCCCGGCGCCACCGGGGACATCGAAGGGGTCGTACCGGCAAGCAACTTCTACCCGGACGACGACTCCCCGGACATCGAGGCCGAGGTGCGCCGCTATGCCGCGCTGGTCGCGGAGCGCGGGGTGCCGTTGCTGGTCACCGAGACCAACCGCCGCCACCGGACGCTGCGGCGGCTGCTGGCGAGCGGCGCCAAGCTGATCGCGCCGTATCTCCAGTCGTCCGGCTGGAACTTCGGTTACACCCCGTCGAGCGGAAACTGGGGGCGTCCCGGCAACTTCATGAGCCACGGCTACGACTTCGGCGGCTACGTCACCTCGACCGGCCTGGAGCGCCCGGAGTACGCCGAGGCGCAGGTGCTGGCCCGGGTCGTGGAGACATGGGGTCCCCGACTGGCCCTGGCGACAACGGTGTCGTACGCCGGACTCGGCTGCGACTTCCCGACGAGCTCGCAGCCGTCGGCGCTGGAGCTGGACGGGGGCGGCCGGTTGGTGGCCGTACCGCATCTGGGCGGTGAGCCCGGCAGGGCGGTCGTACGGGGCGTGCCGGTCGAGGTCGCTCCGGGTTCGTGCCCGCTGATGGCGGTGGACGTGCCGCTCAACGGCACCATCCTGAACCTCGCCTCGGCAGACCTCGTGGCGCGGGCGGACGGGGTGCTGGTGTTCTCCTCCGACGTGCCCGTCACCGTCGTACTGGACGGGACGCGGACCGAGATCCCGGTGTCCGGACGGGAGACCCTGGCCGGGACCACGCTCGTGGTGCTGCCGTCGGCCGAGGCCGCGCGGCTGCGGTCGGTCGACGCCGACGGCACGGTCCGGTCGGCGGATGCCTCCGAGAAGCCCGACGCCCGGGAACCGACCGCCGTACGCGAGGTGCGGCGGCGGGCCGAGGCGGCCCCCGAGCAGCCCGCGGGGCTGCACGAACTGCCGCCGGCCCTGGAGTCGCTCGGCGTGTACCGGGGCCGCGGCGCCTACCGGACCACCACGGACCTGACCGGCGTCGTCGAGCTGCTGCTCACCGACGCCGCCGACATCGTCGACCTGTCCGTCGCGGGCCGGGCGCTCCCGACGGTCGCCGGATTCGGTGCGGCCCGCCGCATCGACGTCCGGGACGTGACGGGTGCCGCCGCGATCGAGGCCGTCGTGGAGATCTGGGGCCACGCCAACTTCGACGACGCCCGCCTGCCCGCCCTCCGCCTCGGCGCGCTGCGGGGTCTCGGCACGCTCTGGAAGGTCCGGGAGACCACGGACGTGTCGGCCCTGTGGACGGTGCACGGCCACTGGGCGGGGACACCCGCGCCCACCCGGGTGCTCGGGGGCTGGAGCAGCACCCGCGTCGCGGTGCCGGTCACCTACACCCGTACGGTCCACTCGCCCACCCCGTCGGCGCTGCATCTGCGCGGGGTCGTCGAACCGCTGCGGGTGAGCGTGGACGAAGGGGAGCCGGAGACCGTCCACACCGAGAACCCCTGGGTGCTGCTGACCGCCGGCACCCACCAGGTGTCGGTCACGCTGCCGCACCACCCGAGCGGTCCCGGCCTGCGCGCCGAACTCCTCGCGCTGGACGCCGTACGGGACTGGTCGTGCGCGGTGCAGGACGACGAGCTGCTGACCGCGTTCGCCGCCGGCTCCGTCCGCACGGAGGAGGTACGGCTTCCGCTGGTGCTGAAGCCGGGGGAGGAGGCATGGCTCGACGTCGACCTGCCGGCGTCGCCGGAGGGATATCTGGTCCGGCTGGACGCCACGCAGGTCAGGGTGACCGGATGGGCCGGCGGAGAGTGCGTGGGGCGCGTCTGGGTCGGCGAACGGCCCGACTTCTCGGGCGGTGACCCCGACGCGCTCTGGGTACCGCCGAACTGGCCGGGCCTGACCCTGCTCGCCCAGGGTATTGAGGGGTGTGAGACGCCGGAGATCCGTACGCTGTGGCTGGGGGGACCGACCGACTGA